The following are encoded together in the Flavobacterium haoranii genome:
- a CDS encoding ATP-grasp domain-containing protein — protein MNLRLTWHKITHWEYWPYQVVYTPVYFQYLYYAFRTRSFFYFNASNPTIKNGGFFMESKKEIYDLIPQQYYPKTILINKETSLDEIINIIKENNINFPFIAKPDTGLRGTAVKKIDTKETLLSYTKKANFNFLIQEFIPFTNEIGLFYVKLPNQTKGKITGIVSKEFLILKGNGKESIKELLLKDPRYEFQLEVLHKEYGDKLNQILSENESINLVPYGNHCRGTKFIDFSHFITPKLEETFTNICNQINGFHYGRMDIMFDSFEKLENGKNFQIVEINGAISEPTHIYDPNHSLWYGWKELTRHFHYLYKISKYNKKQGATYLSFKEGISEFKKHIQFYNTILKF, from the coding sequence ATGAATCTAAGATTAACTTGGCATAAGATTACACACTGGGAATATTGGCCCTATCAAGTGGTTTACACACCCGTGTATTTTCAATATTTATATTACGCGTTTAGAACACGCTCATTTTTTTATTTTAACGCTTCAAATCCCACTATTAAAAATGGTGGATTTTTCATGGAGTCTAAAAAAGAAATCTACGATTTAATTCCACAACAATATTATCCAAAAACTATTTTAATCAATAAAGAAACTTCTCTAGATGAAATCATAAACATAATTAAAGAAAATAATATAAATTTTCCCTTTATAGCAAAGCCCGATACTGGTTTGAGAGGAACAGCTGTAAAAAAAATAGATACTAAAGAAACATTACTATCGTATACAAAGAAAGCAAATTTTAACTTCCTTATTCAAGAATTTATTCCATTTACTAATGAAATAGGATTGTTTTATGTAAAACTTCCCAATCAAACTAAAGGAAAAATTACAGGAATTGTTTCAAAAGAATTCTTAATCCTAAAAGGCAACGGAAAAGAGTCAATAAAAGAATTACTTTTAAAAGATCCACGTTACGAATTCCAGCTAGAAGTTTTACATAAAGAATATGGTGATAAACTAAACCAAATTCTATCCGAAAACGAATCTATAAACCTTGTTCCCTACGGAAACCATTGTAGAGGCACAAAATTTATTGATTTTAGTCACTTTATAACTCCAAAATTAGAAGAAACCTTTACTAACATTTGTAATCAAATAAACGGATTTCACTATGGTCGAATGGATATCATGTTTGATTCATTTGAAAAATTAGAAAATGGTAAAAACTTCCAAATTGTAGAAATCAATGGTGCAATTAGCGAACCAACACACATTTATGACCCAAATCATTCTTTATGGTACGGTTGGAAAGAATTAACCCGTCATTTTCATTATTTATACAAAATAAGCAAATACAACAAAAAACAAGGTGCAACTTATTTAAGCTTTAAAGAAGGAATTTCCGAATTTAAAAAGCATATTCAATTCTATAATACTATTTTAAAATTTTAA
- a CDS encoding NRDE family protein: protein MCTVTFVPTKKGCILTSNRDETTLRGRAIKPIEYSGNFKKLVFPRDPKASGTWIVHDYTNVAILLNGAEEKHHHRNDYRKSRGLILLDIFDSENVLKKWQTIDLKDIEPFTIVLYNNKKLFQLQWNEIEKSTKELSVTKAHIWSSSTLYSKEIREHRKLLFEEYLSKSNATKKEILDFHQFKDEEDSNNTIVIKRDEHLKTVSITQFNIENNKIKLNYIDLYE, encoded by the coding sequence ATGTGCACAGTAACATTTGTACCCACAAAAAAAGGTTGTATTTTAACTTCTAATAGAGATGAAACTACTCTCAGAGGAAGAGCAATAAAACCAATTGAATATTCAGGAAACTTTAAAAAATTAGTTTTCCCAAGAGATCCAAAAGCAAGCGGAACTTGGATAGTTCACGATTATACCAATGTTGCAATTTTATTAAATGGCGCCGAAGAAAAACATCATCATCGAAACGATTATAGAAAAAGTAGAGGTCTTATTTTGTTAGATATTTTTGATTCAGAAAATGTTCTAAAAAAATGGCAAACTATTGATTTAAAAGATATTGAACCTTTTACAATTGTTTTATACAACAATAAAAAACTATTTCAACTGCAATGGAATGAAATAGAAAAATCTACAAAAGAATTATCGGTTACCAAAGCTCATATTTGGTCCTCTTCTACATTGTATTCAAAGGAAATTAGAGAACATCGAAAACTTTTATTTGAAGAATATTTAAGTAAATCTAATGCAACTAAAAAAGAGATTTTAGATTTTCACCAATTTAAAGATGAAGAAGATTCGAATAATACAATTGTGATTAAACGTGATGAACATTTAAAAACAGTAAGTATTACACAATTTAACATTGAAAATAACAAAATAAAACTCAATTATATAGATTTATACGAATGA
- a CDS encoding DinB family protein, with amino-acid sequence MLVTSVQKNLNEILELLHQLNDEQFSFKHLELSNASIGEHTRHIIELYECLINNYQNGKINYDLRERNLLIQTQTIEAIKSIEVLLNKINKENKTLQIEQGTIENFLSIESNYFRELLYNLEHSIHHQALIKVALLKFPTIQINENFGVARSTIEYRLKCAQ; translated from the coding sequence ATGCTTGTTACTTCTGTTCAAAAGAATCTGAACGAAATTTTAGAACTTCTTCATCAATTAAATGATGAACAGTTTTCATTTAAACATTTAGAATTAAGTAATGCTAGCATTGGAGAACATACTAGACATATTATTGAATTGTACGAATGTTTGATAAACAATTACCAAAATGGTAAAATAAATTACGATTTAAGAGAACGAAATTTGCTTATACAAACACAAACCATAGAAGCTATAAAATCGATTGAAGTTTTATTAAATAAAATTAATAAAGAAAATAAAACACTTCAAATTGAACAAGGAACTATAGAAAACTTTTTGTCCATTGAATCCAATTATTTTAGAGAATTACTATACAATTTAGAGCATTCAATTCACCATCAAGCATTAATTAAAGTAGCTCTTTTAAAATTTCCTACGATTCAAATTAATGAAAACTTTGGTGTAGCACGTTCAACCATAGAATACCGATTAAAATGTGCACAGTAA
- a CDS encoding DoxX family membrane protein, whose translation MKVIFYWIIRIFPAIIMLQTLFYKFTAAPESVAIFSKLHAEPFGRIGTGIIELIASILILIPNKSRFGAILGFGTMFGAIISHIFILGINVNHEGGQLFTLAIITIICFGLVLFEERKKISIFQKS comes from the coding sequence ATGAAAGTTATTTTTTATTGGATAATTCGCATTTTCCCTGCCATAATTATGCTTCAAACTTTATTCTATAAATTCACGGCAGCACCAGAAAGTGTTGCTATTTTTTCAAAATTACACGCAGAACCTTTTGGTAGAATTGGAACAGGAATTATTGAATTAATTGCATCAATTTTAATTTTAATTCCAAATAAATCTAGATTTGGAGCAATATTAGGTTTCGGAACCATGTTTGGAGCAATAATTTCACATATTTTCATATTAGGTATAAATGTAAACCATGAAGGTGGACAACTCTTTACTTTAGCAATAATAACAATAATATGTTTTGGATTAGTTCTTTTTGAAGAACGAAAAAAAATTAGTATTTTTCAAAAAAGTTAA
- the msrB gene encoding peptide-methionine (R)-S-oxide reductase MsrB: MKKLLLTLCLSFFTSCNSQNKKTMDFEVKKTDAEWKAQLSNEEYRILREKGTERAFTGEYYDHFEKGTYVCAGCGNKLFDSNTKFDSHCGWPSFDKAIKGATIYKQDLSFGMVRTEVMCAKCGGHLGHVFDDGPQETTGKRYCTNSVSIKFIPEK; encoded by the coding sequence ATGAAAAAGTTATTATTAACTTTATGTTTAAGTTTTTTCACCTCTTGTAACTCACAAAACAAAAAAACTATGGATTTTGAAGTAAAAAAAACGGATGCAGAATGGAAAGCACAACTTTCTAATGAAGAATATAGAATATTAAGAGAAAAAGGAACTGAAAGAGCTTTTACAGGCGAATATTATGACCATTTCGAAAAAGGAACTTATGTGTGTGCAGGTTGTGGTAATAAATTATTTGATTCGAATACAAAATTTGATTCGCACTGTGGTTGGCCTTCATTTGACAAAGCCATAAAAGGTGCCACTATTTATAAACAAGACTTAAGTTTTGGGATGGTTCGAACTGAAGTGATGTGTGCTAAATGTGGCGGACATCTAGGTCATGTCTTTGATGATGGACCCCAAGAGACTACAGGAAAAAGATATTGTACCAATTCGGTTTCGATAAAATTTATTCCTGAAAAGTAA
- a CDS encoding DUF4268 domain-containing protein — protein MFSKEEARQIKKDFWIAFAEEYPRKWLLYNTKIKDFSFKFYVDNKKAQVLLEIEPAAEELRKIYYEKIESLKTILLEDFLEDAIFERNFYLENGKLVSRIWVELDNVSVNNKNTWPRIFDFFNEKMSAFELFFYEYEDYINDLETNT, from the coding sequence ATGTTTAGTAAAGAAGAAGCGCGACAAATAAAAAAAGACTTTTGGATTGCATTTGCAGAAGAATATCCTAGAAAATGGTTATTATACAACACTAAGATTAAAGATTTTAGTTTTAAATTTTACGTAGATAATAAAAAAGCCCAAGTGCTTTTAGAAATTGAACCAGCTGCTGAGGAACTTCGAAAAATTTACTACGAAAAAATAGAATCGCTAAAAACTATCTTACTTGAAGATTTTTTAGAAGATGCAATTTTTGAACGTAATTTCTATTTAGAAAATGGAAAATTAGTAAGTAGAATTTGGGTTGAACTTGATAATGTGAGTGTTAACAATAAAAATACTTGGCCAAGAATATTTGATTTCTTTAATGAAAAAATGAGTGCTTTTGAGTTGTTTTTTTACGAATATGAAGACTACATTAATGATTTAGAAACGAATACCTAA